Within the Enterobacter bugandensis genome, the region TGCAGGGTGTGATGCAAAATTCATTGCGTTGGGGTTGCCGCAAATCTGCCAACCCGGTGTGCTACCACCGCAAGGCAACAAAATAACCGCTACCAGGCGGTTTTTTTGTCCCCAAAATTCACCTCGTCTCCCCGCTACACCATGCTTAACGATTCAGCAAACTTTTTAATGTTGCTTTTTTGTAAACGGATTAACACTGTGCAGAAATCCTGCTATGCTGCCCGACGCGGTATCGGGCATTTACCCTACAAACTGCTGTCTCACAGGAGCGTGAAGAGAACGCCCGCCGCATATGACAATGAGAGCGAGGAGAACCGTCGTGCTAGAAGAATACCGTAAGCACGTAGCAGAACGTGCCGCCGAGGGAATTGTACCCAAACCTTTAGATGCAACCCAAATGGCCGCGCTCGTCGAGCTGCTGAAGAACCCGCCTAAGGGCGAAGAAGAATTCCTGTTAGATCTGTTGATCAACCGCGTACCGCCTGGCGTAGATGAAGCTGCCTACGTAAAAGCCGGATTCCTTGCTGCTATCGCCAAAGGCGAAGCCACCTCCCCACTGGTTACTCCTGAAAAAGCCATTGAACTGCTCGGCACCATGCAGGGTGGTTACAACATTCATCCGCTGATTGACGCGCTGGATAACGACAAGCTGGCACCGATTGCTGCTAAAGCGCTCTCTTCCACGCTGCTGATGTTCGATAACTTCTACGACGTAGAAGAAAAAGCCAAAGCGGGCAACGTCTATGCGAAGCAGGTGATGCAGTCCTGGGCCGATGCCGAATGGTTCCTGAACCGCCCTGCGCTGGCGGAAAAAATTACCGTGACCGTCTTTAAGGTGACCGGTGAAACCAACACCGATGACCTGTCTCCGGCACCGGACGCGTGGTCTCGTCCAGATATCCCGCTGCACGCCCTGGCGATGCTGAAAAACGCCCGTGAAGGCATTGAGCCAGATCAGCCGGGCGTGGTGGGCCCGATCAAACAGATCGAAGCGCTGCAACAAAAAGGTTTCCCGCTGGCCTACGTCGGTGACGTTGTGGGTACCGGCTCTTCCCGTAAGTCCGCCACCAACTCCGTACTGTGGTTCATGGGCGACGATATTCCGCACGTGCCGAACAAGCGCGGCGGCGGTCTGTGCCTCGGCGGCAAAATTGCGCCAATCTTCTTCAACACCATGGAAGATGCGGGCGCGCTGCCAATTGAAGTAGATGTGAGCAACCTGAACATGGGCGACGTGATTGACGTCTACCCGTATAAAGGCGAAGTGCGCAACCATGAAACCAACGAGCTGCTGGCAAGCTTCGAACTGAAAACCGACGTGCTGATTGACGAAGTGCGTGCCGGTGGCCGTATTCCGCTGATCATCGGGCGCGGCCTGACCACCAAAGCGCGTGAAGCGCTGGGTCTGCCGCACTCCGACGTTTTCCGTCACGCGAAAGACGTGGCAGAAAGCAACCGCGGCTTCTCGCTGGCACAGAAAATGGTGGGTCGCGCGTGCGGCGTAGCTGGTATTCGCCCTGGCGCATACTGCGAGCCGAAGATGACCTCCGTGGGCTCTCAGGACACCACTGGCCCAATGACCCGTGACGAACTGAAAGACCTGGCGTGCCTGGGCTTCTCTTCTGACCTGGTGATGCAGTCCTTCTGCCACACGGCGGCCTATCCGAAGCCGGTTGACGTGACCACGCACCACACGCTGCCAGACTTCATCATGAACCGCGGCGGCGTGTCACTGCGTCCAGGTGACGGCGTCATCCACTCCTGGCTGAACCGCATGCTGCTGCCGGATACCGTGGGTACCGGCGGTGACTCCCATACCCGTTTCCCAATCGGTATCTCCTTCCCGGCGGGCTCCGGCCTGGTGGCGTTTGCTGCAGCGACCGGCGTAATGCCGCTGGACATGCCTGAATCCGTGCTGGTGCGCTTCAAGGGCAAAATGCAGCCGGGCATCACCCTGCGCGACCTGGTTCACGCGATCCCACTGTATGCCATCAAACAGGGCCTGCTGACCGTTGAGAAGAAAGGCAAGAAAAACATCTTCTCTGGCCGTATCCTGGAAATTGAAGGTCTGCCGGATCTGAAAGTTGAGCAGGCATTTGAGCTGACCGACGCCTCCGCCGAGCGTTCTGCGGCTGGCTGTACCATCAAGCTGAACAAAGAGCCGATCATTGAGTATCTGACCTCCAACATCGTGCTGCTGAAGTGGATGATCGCAGAAGGTTACGGCGACCGCCGCACGCTGGAGCGTCGTATTCAGGGTATGGAGAAATGGCTGGCGGATCCGCAGCTGCTGGAAGCTGACGCAGACGCAGAGTACGCGGCGGTGATCGACATCGATCTGGCGGATATTAAAGAGCCAATCCTCTGTGCGCCGAACGATCCGGACGATGCGCGTCTGCTCTCTGACGTGCAGGGCGATAAGATCGACGAAGTGTTCATCGGCTCCTGTATGACCAACATCGGCCACTTCCGCGCCGCCGGTAAGCTGCTGGATACCCACAAAGGCCAGCTGCCGACCCGCCTGTGGGTGGCACCGCCAACCCGTATGGACGCGGCTCAATTGACCGAAGAGGGTTACTACAGCGTGTTCGGTAAGAGCGGGGCGCGTATCGAAATCCCTGGCTGCTCCCTGTGTATGGGTAACCAGGCGCGCGTGGCCGACGGTGCGACGGTGGTTTCCACCTCTACCCGTAACTTCCCGAACCGTTTAGGTACTGGTGCGAACGTCTACCTGGCCTCTGCGGAGCTGGCGGCGGTTGCGGCGCTGATTGGCAAACTGCCAACGCCGGAAGAGTACCAGACCTTTGTGGCTCAGGTGGATAAGACGGCGGTGGATACCTATCGCTATCTGAACTTCGACCAGCTTTCTCAGTACACCGAGAAGGCTGACGGGGTGATCTTCCAGACGGCGGTATAATCAGCAAAACCGTCTCTACGAGACGTTTTTTAGTATTTGCACCCTCTCCCGTGGGAGAGGGACGGGGTGAGGGCATCAGGCCGCAGGGTCTTGCTCTCACCTTTTTATTTTCATTCCTCCCACCTCTCCCGCTTTTTTTCTTTCCCTCTGCTGCGATAATTACCCTAATGGCTTTGCAGAGGAAAACGCTATGGATTACGAATTTTTGCGCGACATCACCGGCGTGGTGAAAGTGCGCATGTCGATGGGGCACGAAGCCGTTGGACACTGGTTTAACGAAGAGGTGAAAGAAAATCTCGCCCTTCTTGATGAAGTCGAACAGGCGGCAAATACGGTGAAAGGCAGCGAGCGCTCCTGGCAACGCGCCGGGCATGAGTACACCCTGTGGATGGACGGCGAAGAGGTGATGGTGCGCGCCAACCAGCTTGAGTTTTCAGGGGATGAGATGGAAGAGGGGATGAGCTACTACGACGAAGAGAGCCTGTCGCTGTGCGGCGTGGAAGACTTCCTGCAGGTAGTGAATGCCTACCGTGAGTTTATGAAACAGAAGTAACTCCCCGAAGCATCCTTGCTCCGGGCAACACTTACACGGCCGGAATATTGCGGCCGTAGTAGATTTCGCGCATCTCTTTCCAGAGCAGGTCGGTGATGACCTTGCGCTCTTCTTCACTTAAATCTTCCGGCTTCGTGTGGAACATGTAGTGCTTAAGGTCGAACTCCTTAAGCATCATCTTGGTATGGAAGATGTTTTCCTGGTACACGTTCACGTCCATCATGTCATACAGCGATTTCATGTCCTCGGACATAAAGTTCTGAATGGAGTTGATCTCGTGGTCGATGAAGTGCTTCATGCCGTTGATATCACGGGTAAAACCGCGCACGCGATAATCAATCGTGACGATGTCCGATTCCAGCTGGTGGATTAAATAGTTCAGCGCGTTCAGCGGGGAAATCACGCCACAGGTCGACACTTCAATATCCGCGCGGAACGTGCACAGCCCGCCTTCCGGGTGGCTTTCCGGGTAGGTGTGAACGCAGATATGGCTTTTGTCGAGGTGGGCGACGACCACTTCCGGCAGCGGACCCGGGTGTTCAGTTTTGTCGATAAGCTGCGGGTCGACCGGCTCTTCGCTGACCAGAATGGTGACGCTGGCACCCTGGGGCTCATAATCCTGTCGGGCGATGTTCAGAATATTGGCACCGATGATCGAGCAGGTTTCTGACAGGATCTCGGTCAGACGGTTGGCGTTGTAGAGTTCATCGATATAGGCGAT harbors:
- the yacL gene encoding protein YacL, whose protein sequence is MDYEFLRDITGVVKVRMSMGHEAVGHWFNEEVKENLALLDEVEQAANTVKGSERSWQRAGHEYTLWMDGEEVMVRANQLEFSGDEMEEGMSYYDEESLSLCGVEDFLQVVNAYREFMKQK
- the acnB gene encoding bifunctional aconitate hydratase 2/2-methylisocitrate dehydratase, with translation MLEEYRKHVAERAAEGIVPKPLDATQMAALVELLKNPPKGEEEFLLDLLINRVPPGVDEAAYVKAGFLAAIAKGEATSPLVTPEKAIELLGTMQGGYNIHPLIDALDNDKLAPIAAKALSSTLLMFDNFYDVEEKAKAGNVYAKQVMQSWADAEWFLNRPALAEKITVTVFKVTGETNTDDLSPAPDAWSRPDIPLHALAMLKNAREGIEPDQPGVVGPIKQIEALQQKGFPLAYVGDVVGTGSSRKSATNSVLWFMGDDIPHVPNKRGGGLCLGGKIAPIFFNTMEDAGALPIEVDVSNLNMGDVIDVYPYKGEVRNHETNELLASFELKTDVLIDEVRAGGRIPLIIGRGLTTKAREALGLPHSDVFRHAKDVAESNRGFSLAQKMVGRACGVAGIRPGAYCEPKMTSVGSQDTTGPMTRDELKDLACLGFSSDLVMQSFCHTAAYPKPVDVTTHHTLPDFIMNRGGVSLRPGDGVIHSWLNRMLLPDTVGTGGDSHTRFPIGISFPAGSGLVAFAAATGVMPLDMPESVLVRFKGKMQPGITLRDLVHAIPLYAIKQGLLTVEKKGKKNIFSGRILEIEGLPDLKVEQAFELTDASAERSAAGCTIKLNKEPIIEYLTSNIVLLKWMIAEGYGDRRTLERRIQGMEKWLADPQLLEADADAEYAAVIDIDLADIKEPILCAPNDPDDARLLSDVQGDKIDEVFIGSCMTNIGHFRAAGKLLDTHKGQLPTRLWVAPPTRMDAAQLTEEGYYSVFGKSGARIEIPGCSLCMGNQARVADGATVVSTSTRNFPNRLGTGANVYLASAELAAVAALIGKLPTPEEYQTFVAQVDKTAVDTYRYLNFDQLSQYTEKADGVIFQTAV
- the speD gene encoding adenosylmethionine decarboxylase, whose protein sequence is MKKLKLHGFNNLTKSLSFCIYDICYAKTAEERDGYIAYIDELYNANRLTEILSETCSIIGANILNIARQDYEPQGASVTILVSEEPVDPQLIDKTEHPGPLPEVVVAHLDKSHICVHTYPESHPEGGLCTFRADIEVSTCGVISPLNALNYLIHQLESDIVTIDYRVRGFTRDINGMKHFIDHEINSIQNFMSEDMKSLYDMMDVNVYQENIFHTKMMLKEFDLKHYMFHTKPEDLSEEERKVITDLLWKEMREIYYGRNIPAV